One window from the genome of Carassius carassius chromosome 15, fCarCar2.1, whole genome shotgun sequence encodes:
- the LOC132158663 gene encoding terminal nucleotidyltransferase 5A-like, whose translation MSSGDVSEQCRRSCVLSWEQVQRLDSILGEMVPVHGRGNFPTLSVQPRQIVQVVRARLEERGITVRDVRLNGSAASHVLHQDTGLGYKDLDLIFGVSLSDDQAFRVVKDVVLDSLLDFLPEGVSKERISALTLKEAYVQKLVKVCNDTDRWSLISLSNNTGKNVELKFVDSLRRQFEFSVDSFQIALDSLLLFDRCSETPMSECFHPTVLGESMYGDFEEALGHLCNKVIATRNPEEIRGGGLLKYCHLLVRGFRPTSETEMKSLQRYMCSRFFIDFSDIGEQQRKLEAYLQNHFAGMENKRYDCLVTLYHVVNESTVCLMGHERRQTLNLISMLALKVLAEQNAIPTVTNVTCYYQPAPYVRDINFSNYYIAHVQPLVHTCSSSYRTWLPCN comes from the exons ATGTCCTCCGGTGATGTGTCGGAGCAGTGTCGGCGGTCTTGCGTGTTATCTTGGGAGCAGGTGCAACGTTTGGACTCTATTCTTGGCGAGATGGTTCCAGTTCACGGACGTGGAAACTTCCCGACGCTTTCGGTTCAGCCGCGACAGATTGTTCAG GTGGTTCGAGCACGTTTGGAGGAGCGAGGCATCACTGTTCGAGATGTGAGGCTGAACGGCTCGGCTGCCAGTCATGTTCTGCACCAGGACACGGGCCTCGGATACAAGGACTTGGACCTGATATTTGGCGTTTCCCTGTCAGATGACCAGGCCTTCCGCGTGGTTAAGGATGTGGTTCTCGACAGCCTGCTGGACTTCCTCCCCGAGGGTGTCAGCAAGGAGAGAATCTCAGCCCTTACTCTGAAGGAGGCTTACGTACAGAAGTTGGTGAAGGTTTGCAACGACACCGACCGCTGGAGCCTCATCTCGCTCTCCAACAACACCGGCAAGAATGTTGAGCTTAAGTTTGTGGACTCTCTCAGGCGCCAGTTTGAGTTCAGCGTGGACTCCTTCCAGATAGCCTTGGACTCCCTTCTTCTGTTCGACCGCTGCTCAGAGACGCCCATGTCAGAGTGCTTTCACCCGACGGTGTTGGGCGAGAGCATGTATGGGGACTTCGAAGAAGCTCTCGGCCATCTTTGCAACAAGGTCATCGCTACAAGAAATCCAGAGGAGATCCGAGGTGGAGGGCTTTTAAAATACTGCCACCTTTTGGTGCGAGGGTTTCGGCCGACTTCGGAAACAGAGATGAAATCGCTCCAGCGGTACATGTGCTCTCGATTCTTCATTGACTTTTCGGACATAGGCGAACAGCAGCGAAAGCTGGAGGCGTACCTGCAGAATCACTTCGCTGGAATGGAGAACAAACGGTACGACTGTCTGGTCACGTTATACCACGTGGTCAACGAGAGTACAGTGTGCTTGATGGGACACGAACGACGGCAGACATTAAATCTTATTTCCATGCTCGCGCTGAAGGTGCTGGCTGAACAGAACGCCATCCCCACAGTTACCAACGTCACATGCTATTACCAGCCGGCGCCGTACGTGCGAGACATCAACTTCAGTAACTACTACATCGCTCACGTGCAGCCGCTGGTGCACACCTGCAGTAGTTCCTATCGGACGTGGCTGCCCTGCAACTGA